The Sandaracinobacteroides saxicola nucleotide sequence CGCCGGCAAGCCCGAATGGACGACGCTGCTCGACATGGACGCGCTCGCCAAGGCCGAAGGTGCCAACTGGCAGTTCGGCGGCGCCGAATGCCTGCCCGCGCCTGCCACCCGCTGCCTCGTCGGGCTGTCGGACGGCGGCAAGGATGCCGAGACCGTGCGCGAGTTCGACCTGGCGACCCGCCAGTTCGTGCCCGCCAGCGCCGGCGGCTTCGTCTCGCCCGAAGCGAAGCAGACCGCCGCCTGGATCGACGAGAACACGCTCCTCATCGCCAGCGACTTCGGCCCCGGCAGCCTGACGACCAGCGGCTATGCCCGCACGGTGAAACGCTGGACGCGCGGCACGCCGCTTGCCGCCGCCACGCCGCTGCTGACCATCGCCGAGGGCGAAATGGGCGTCTGGCCCGCCGCCTGGGGCAGCGGGGCCAACCGGCGCGTTGCCGTCAGCCAGCGCACGGGATTCTGGACGGGCAAGATGCTGCACCTGATGGCGGACGGCAGCCTGGTCGCCGGCCCGTTGCCCGATGATGCCGATGTGCAGTTCATCGCCGCGACCGGCGGCACCCCGCGCGCCTACGCCCTGCTGCGCACCGATTGGCGGCAGTTCAAGGCCGGCAGCCTCGTCGCCTATCCCGTCCCCACCACCGGCGCCATGCCGGCGGAAAGCGTTGCCCTGGTCTATGCCCCCAGCGGCAACCAGGCGATCGCCGGCGTCGATGCGACCGACGCCGCCGTCTATATCAGCCTGCTGGCGGATGTCGCCGCGCGCCTGAAGCGCCTCACGCCCGGCAATGAAGGCTGGGGGCAGGCCGACGTCGCGCTGCCGGCCAACAGCGCGGTCACGCTGGCGGGCAGCAGCGATGGCGACGACAGCGTCTTCTTCACCGTCGCCGGCTTCACCGATCCCAACCGGCTGATGCTGGCGAAATCCGGTGCCGCGCCCGCCACCATCGCCAGCAACCCCGCCTTTTTCGACGGCGGCAACTTCACCGTCAGCCAGCGTTTCGCCATCTCGAAGGATGGCACGCGCGTGCCCTATTTCATCGTCCGCCCGCGCGATGCCAAGGGCCCGCTGAAAACCCTGCTGTGGAGCTATGGCGGCTTCGAAATCCCGCTGACCCCCGCCTATGCCGGCCCGGACGTGCAATTCTGGCTGGAGGACGGCAACCAATATGTTGTCGCCAATATCCGCGGCGGTGGCGAATATGGGCCGTCCTGGCACCAGTCCGCCCTGCTGGAAAACCGCCAGCGCAGCTATGATGACCTGCACGCCGTGGCCAAGGCGCTGAAGCGCGAGAAGCTCGCCAGCAAGATCGCCGTCCATGGCCGCAGCAACGGCGGCCTGATGGCGGCGGTCGCCTACACCCAGCGCCCCGACCTGTACGATGCCGCCATGGTCGGCGTGCCCTTGGCCGACATGCAGCGCTATCACCTGCTGCTCGCCGGCGCCTCCTGGATGGCGGAATATGGCAATCCGGACGATCCGAAACAGTGGGCCTATATCCGCCAATATTCTCCCTATCAGAACATCCGGAAAGACG carries:
- a CDS encoding prolyl oligopeptidase family serine peptidase, whose translation is MRFMTAALAATLAVAAHAAATDPHQWLEDVTGDKALAWVRQQNAKYLPELEAVPGFAAWRERAEAQLTDPRRIAMPSGAGGGSVTATQVHNFWRDKANVRGLWRVTSRAAYDAGKPEWTTLLDMDALAKAEGANWQFGGAECLPAPATRCLVGLSDGGKDAETVREFDLATRQFVPASAGGFVSPEAKQTAAWIDENTLLIASDFGPGSLTTSGYARTVKRWTRGTPLAAATPLLTIAEGEMGVWPAAWGSGANRRVAVSQRTGFWTGKMLHLMADGSLVAGPLPDDADVQFIAATGGTPRAYALLRTDWRQFKAGSLVAYPVPTTGAMPAESVALVYAPSGNQAIAGVDATDAAVYISLLADVAARLKRLTPGNEGWGQADVALPANSAVTLAGSSDGDDSVFFTVAGFTDPNRLMLAKSGAAPATIASNPAFFDGGNFTVSQRFAISKDGTRVPYFIVRPRDAKGPLKTLLWSYGGFEIPLTPAYAGPDVQFWLEDGNQYVVANIRGGGEYGPSWHQSALLENRQRSYDDLHAVAKALKREKLASKIAVHGRSNGGLMAAVAYTQRPDLYDAAMVGVPLADMQRYHLLLAGASWMAEYGNPDDPKQWAYIRQYSPYQNIRKDVKYPRVFFYTSTKDDRVHPAHARKMAARMQEQGHPIYYYENIDGGHAGVANLKESAYRSALMLAYLNRELGK